Proteins from one Phytoactinopolyspora mesophila genomic window:
- the iolC gene encoding 5-dehydro-2-deoxygluconokinase — protein sequence MNSPYEVLTMGRISVDVYPQQIGVGLQQVESFGKYLGGSSTNVAVAAARHGRKTATITRTGDDPFGAFLHDALREFGVADHMVTPVPGLMTPVTFCEIFPPDDFPLYFYGRVPAPDMQISVDELDFDAIRAADVFWVTVTGLSEEPSRSATLAALEARARTGITVLDLDYRPMFWESREAAREQVQKALPHVTVAVGNLDECHTAVGTTDPAAAAQALRAAGITTAVVKQGPKGVLAADQTGTYEVPPTPVNVVNGLGAGDAFGGALCHALLAGWDLERTIRFANVAGAIVASRIACSSAMPSTAEVEAVLKGETDVR from the coding sequence GTGAACTCGCCGTACGAGGTTCTGACCATGGGCCGGATCAGTGTGGATGTCTATCCGCAACAGATCGGCGTCGGTCTGCAGCAGGTTGAGAGTTTCGGCAAGTACCTGGGGGGCAGCTCCACGAACGTGGCGGTCGCAGCGGCCCGGCACGGGCGAAAAACGGCCACCATCACGCGGACGGGCGACGACCCGTTCGGTGCCTTCCTGCACGACGCCCTGCGTGAGTTCGGTGTCGCCGACCACATGGTCACACCGGTGCCCGGGTTGATGACCCCGGTGACTTTCTGCGAGATCTTCCCGCCGGACGACTTCCCGCTCTACTTCTACGGGCGAGTGCCCGCCCCGGACATGCAGATCAGCGTGGACGAACTCGACTTCGACGCGATCCGGGCGGCCGACGTCTTCTGGGTGACGGTCACTGGGCTGTCCGAGGAGCCGAGCCGCAGCGCCACCCTGGCGGCGCTCGAAGCACGCGCGCGTACCGGAATCACCGTCCTCGATCTGGATTACCGGCCGATGTTCTGGGAGTCCCGGGAGGCCGCCCGTGAACAGGTTCAGAAGGCGCTGCCGCATGTGACGGTGGCCGTCGGGAACCTCGACGAGTGTCACACCGCTGTCGGGACGACGGATCCGGCGGCAGCGGCCCAGGCGTTGCGTGCCGCCGGCATCACCACCGCGGTGGTCAAACAGGGGCCGAAAGGGGTGCTCGCCGCTGACCAGACAGGAACGTACGAGGTTCCGCCCACTCCGGTGAACGTCGTCAACGGCCTCGGAGCCGGAGACGCGTTCGGCGGTGCGCTGTGCCACGCGCTGCTGGCCGGCTGGGACCTCGAACGCACGATCCGCTTCGCCAACGTGGCCGGGGCCATCGTCGCCTCCCGGATCGCCTGCTCGTCTGCTATGCCGTCGACCGCGGAGGTCGAGGCCGTGCTCAAAGGAGAAACCGATGTCCGCTGA
- a CDS encoding DinB family protein: MTTLDDHGRPEPPLASDETATLLGFLDYQRATLAWKCSGVDAAGLTATVGASSITLGGLLKHMACVEDGWFSWRLHGRDAGPPWHTVDWDATPDWDWDTAADDAPEELRALWSEAVQRSRALVDEALADGGLDRLAPPAPSDAREPSLRWILCHMIEEYARHNGHADLLRESVDGATGE; this comes from the coding sequence ATGACGACCCTCGACGATCATGGGCGCCCGGAGCCTCCGCTGGCCTCCGATGAGACAGCCACCCTGCTGGGGTTCCTGGATTACCAGCGCGCAACCCTGGCGTGGAAATGTTCGGGGGTGGACGCGGCGGGTCTCACGGCCACCGTGGGCGCGTCGTCGATCACTCTCGGCGGGCTGCTGAAACACATGGCCTGCGTCGAGGACGGATGGTTCTCGTGGCGGTTGCACGGGCGCGACGCGGGCCCTCCATGGCACACGGTCGACTGGGATGCGACCCCCGACTGGGACTGGGACACGGCGGCCGACGACGCCCCGGAGGAGCTCCGCGCACTCTGGTCGGAGGCTGTGCAACGCTCGCGCGCCCTGGTTGATGAGGCGCTGGCCGACGGCGGACTGGACCGACTCGCCCCGCCGGCGCCGTCCGACGCCAGGGAACCCAGCCTGAGGTGGATCCTGTGTCACATGATCGAGGAATACGCGCGCCACAACGGCCACGCCGACCTCCTGCGAGAGTCGGTGGACGGAGCCACCGGAGAGTAG
- a CDS encoding alpha/beta fold hydrolase yields the protein MTEPQTHTLDVPGAVLHYDVRTNESSADPVLMLIGSPMGAAGFGTLAGHFTDRTVVTYDPRGVERSKRTDGAAETTPAEHADDLHRLISALGAGPVDIFASSGGAVNALVLVSRHPEMVRTLVAHEPPAAQVLPDREEVLAACAGIGQTYQQSGFGPAMTKFIALVGYPGPLPAGFADQPAPDPAGFGLPAHDDGSRNDPLVGQNIVTCTHYQHDFDALQAAPTRLVIATGTESEGQMAYRAAVAMAERLGTTPMAFPGDHAGFLGGEYGMTGKPDEFGAVLREVLTQRS from the coding sequence ATGACCGAGCCGCAGACCCACACCTTGGACGTACCCGGCGCCGTACTCCATTACGACGTCCGGACCAACGAATCCAGCGCCGATCCGGTGCTGATGTTGATCGGATCGCCCATGGGCGCGGCCGGATTCGGCACGCTGGCCGGCCATTTCACCGACCGCACCGTGGTCACCTACGACCCGCGTGGGGTCGAACGCAGTAAGCGCACCGACGGCGCGGCGGAAACCACACCCGCCGAGCATGCGGATGATCTGCACCGGCTGATCTCGGCGTTGGGCGCCGGGCCGGTCGACATCTTCGCCAGCAGTGGCGGTGCCGTCAACGCACTGGTGCTGGTGTCACGGCACCCGGAGATGGTCCGCACACTCGTTGCTCACGAGCCGCCTGCGGCACAGGTGCTGCCGGATCGCGAGGAAGTGCTGGCCGCGTGTGCGGGAATCGGCCAGACCTACCAGCAAAGCGGCTTCGGCCCGGCGATGACGAAGTTCATCGCGCTGGTCGGCTATCCAGGCCCGCTCCCGGCCGGGTTCGCCGACCAGCCCGCTCCGGATCCGGCCGGCTTTGGGCTGCCGGCCCACGACGACGGAAGCCGCAACGACCCGTTGGTAGGACAGAACATCGTTACCTGCACCCACTACCAGCATGACTTTGACGCCCTGCAAGCGGCGCCCACGCGGCTCGTGATCGCGACGGGAACGGAGTCGGAGGGGCAGATGGCGTATCGCGCCGCGGTGGCGATGGCCGAGCGGCTCGGCACGACGCCGATGGCGTTCCCCGGCGACCACGCCGGTTTTCTCGGTGGCGAGTACGGCATGACCGGGAAGCCGGACGAGTTCGGCGCTGTGTTACGCGAGGTCCTCACCCAGCGGAGCTGA
- the iolB gene encoding 5-deoxy-glucuronate isomerase, producing MKRNEFYLPAGAAANGPYVLDVTPETDQPLGYSSLRIVELSPGAQHAFSTGDEEMFVLPLSGSCTVVCDGEEFTVAGRDNVFNRVTDSVYVPRDSEVVITSTTSAGTGRFALPAARCANRLPARYRPAEDVPVEIRGAGNSTRQVNNFGSAHTFEADRLIAVEVITPAGNWSSYPAHKHDEDRPGEESILEEIYYFEISDGPDNGGAPSRGTTGRDGFGFHRVYGTPERPIEVLEEVRTGDVVLIPHGWHGPSVAAPGYHMYYLNVMSGPGAKREWLICDDPAHAWVRGEWELQDPDPRLPLSSP from the coding sequence ATGAAGCGCAACGAGTTCTATCTGCCGGCCGGCGCCGCCGCCAACGGGCCGTACGTGCTGGATGTGACGCCGGAGACCGACCAGCCGCTGGGGTATTCGTCGCTGCGGATCGTCGAACTGTCGCCCGGGGCACAGCACGCCTTCAGCACGGGAGACGAGGAGATGTTCGTCCTCCCGCTCTCGGGCTCGTGCACCGTGGTGTGTGACGGCGAAGAGTTCACCGTCGCCGGCCGCGACAACGTCTTCAACCGGGTCACCGACTCCGTGTACGTGCCGCGTGACTCCGAGGTCGTCATCACGTCGACGACGTCCGCGGGGACCGGCCGCTTCGCGCTACCGGCGGCGCGTTGCGCTAACCGGCTTCCGGCCCGGTACCGGCCCGCGGAGGACGTGCCGGTGGAGATCCGTGGCGCGGGCAACTCGACCAGGCAGGTCAACAACTTCGGCTCGGCGCACACGTTCGAGGCGGATCGGCTGATCGCGGTAGAAGTGATCACTCCGGCGGGCAACTGGTCGTCGTACCCGGCTCACAAGCACGACGAGGACCGCCCTGGTGAGGAGTCGATCCTCGAGGAGATCTACTACTTCGAGATCTCCGACGGCCCGGACAACGGGGGTGCGCCGAGCCGGGGAACCACCGGCCGGGACGGCTTCGGATTCCACCGGGTCTACGGCACGCCCGAGCGGCCCATCGAGGTCCTCGAAGAGGTGCGGACTGGCGACGTCGTGCTGATTCCGCACGGCTGGCACGGCCCTTCGGTGGCCGCGCCGGGCTATCACATGTACTACCTCAACGTGATGTCCGGACCGGGAGCGAAGCGTGAGTGGCTCATCTGCGACGATCCCGCGCATGCCTGGGTGCGCGGCGAGTGGGAGTTGCAGGACCCAGACCCACGGCTACCGTTGAGCAGCCCATGA
- a CDS encoding AfsR/SARP family transcriptional regulator produces the protein MAVEFNILGPVEIIAPDVTLSLPRRRERCLLAVLLWEVNRIVPAGRLAELLWDGHPPAAARPTLSSHVSRLRAALAGLAADGEGVELESANGGYRMIADPQSIDAHRFRALVDRAVAEDHPYDRINQLRTALELWRGPVADNAASEWLRDRLFADLEEQRLTAFEWMTSDGLSMGCVKVLPDLARTVNANPGHERLVGLFMRALCQAGRKVEALDVYDRTRAYLTGELGLDPGRALRELHQSILRDDLQVARHGQRIVGHFPVPRQLPAGMVGFAGRTVELEQLDSIVPDGAQSQVPGALAVIAGMPGVGKTTLAVHWAQRVASRFPDGQLYMNMRGFDAGRRSASTVETLRGFLSALDVPVEQLPESLSAQIGLYRSLVAGKRLLILLDNVMSTEQVRPLLPGAPGCVVVVTSRNQLFGLVATEGAYPIMLDVPDAEDAREILERRLGAERIAVDDGAANEIVALSGRLPLALTIVAAQASTRPCLPLRALAEELQDPGRLLDACSDVGEDVDIRAVYSGSYQTLSPESARLFRLLSLHVGPDVSVPVAVSLTRATVANVRRALAELARGHLVVESSPGRFGLHILTHAYAAELLTSIEKEAEVSAARECMLEHYLHTAYAGAMLLHPHRRPIVLTGPRSGVQPEKLSADDALEWFRAEREVLLELVSLAADQKSGVAPWQLVWAMAGALERHGRWRELEEAWQRALDAAQQTDDVPGQAVCHGGLAGVYITRNYVEKARSHAVRAREIFDRVGDRVGSARSLLDIGVVMEQSGHTADALEYLQQGLLAYKREGDVAGHARALTMISRVHAVRGEYHLSLEWGRSALALLEQINDRVGYVRALDNLGSSLQHVEEYPLAAHQLERALEIVRELGDKYREVDVLVHLGDVYFEMGKAQLAGEAWNSALAVSYEIGRKDIDGIQFRAVGQAEAVRSRHSGRS, from the coding sequence ATGGCAGTGGAGTTCAACATCCTCGGGCCCGTCGAGATCATCGCGCCGGATGTGACGTTGTCCCTGCCACGTCGCCGTGAGCGTTGCCTGCTAGCTGTGTTGCTATGGGAAGTCAACCGGATCGTCCCGGCCGGGCGGCTGGCCGAGTTGCTGTGGGATGGCCACCCGCCGGCGGCCGCGCGTCCCACCCTGAGTAGTCATGTCTCGCGTCTGCGGGCCGCGCTCGCCGGGTTGGCAGCGGATGGGGAAGGCGTCGAGCTAGAGTCCGCGAATGGGGGCTACCGGATGATCGCGGACCCCCAGTCGATAGATGCACACCGCTTTCGTGCGCTCGTGGACCGGGCCGTGGCGGAGGATCACCCATACGACAGGATCAACCAGCTGCGCACCGCCTTGGAGTTGTGGCGTGGCCCGGTCGCCGACAATGCCGCGAGTGAATGGCTGCGTGACCGGCTCTTCGCCGACTTGGAGGAGCAGCGCCTGACCGCGTTCGAGTGGATGACCAGTGACGGTCTGTCGATGGGGTGTGTCAAGGTTCTGCCTGACCTCGCGCGTACCGTGAACGCCAACCCTGGACACGAGCGCCTGGTGGGCTTGTTCATGCGGGCGCTTTGCCAGGCGGGCCGCAAGGTAGAGGCGCTTGATGTCTATGACCGCACACGTGCCTATCTCACCGGTGAGCTCGGACTTGATCCGGGCCGTGCGTTGCGCGAGCTGCACCAGTCGATCCTCCGCGACGATCTTCAAGTTGCCCGCCACGGACAGCGCATCGTCGGGCATTTCCCGGTGCCTCGGCAACTGCCCGCGGGCATGGTGGGTTTTGCGGGTCGGACCGTTGAGCTCGAACAACTTGACTCCATCGTGCCGGACGGCGCGCAATCCCAGGTTCCTGGCGCGCTCGCCGTGATCGCCGGGATGCCGGGTGTCGGCAAAACGACTTTGGCTGTCCATTGGGCGCAGCGCGTCGCCTCGCGTTTTCCCGATGGTCAGCTCTATATGAACATGCGCGGGTTCGACGCCGGGCGCCGATCGGCCAGCACCGTGGAAACACTCCGCGGCTTCCTGTCCGCGCTTGACGTTCCGGTTGAACAGTTGCCGGAGAGCCTGAGCGCGCAGATCGGTCTGTATCGGAGCCTCGTCGCGGGCAAACGCCTGCTGATCCTATTGGACAACGTGATGAGCACGGAGCAGGTACGTCCGCTGTTGCCGGGAGCTCCCGGCTGCGTAGTGGTCGTCACGAGCCGTAACCAGCTGTTTGGGTTGGTGGCGACAGAGGGTGCATATCCGATCATGCTGGATGTCCCTGATGCGGAGGATGCTCGGGAGATTTTGGAGCGACGGCTCGGAGCCGAGCGGATCGCGGTCGACGACGGCGCAGCTAACGAGATCGTGGCCCTTTCCGGGCGGCTTCCACTCGCTTTGACGATCGTGGCTGCGCAGGCCTCGACTCGGCCGTGTCTTCCGCTGAGAGCCCTAGCGGAGGAGCTGCAGGACCCTGGGCGTTTGCTCGATGCGTGCAGCGATGTCGGGGAGGACGTCGACATTCGCGCGGTGTACTCGGGCTCGTACCAAACCCTCAGTCCAGAATCGGCGCGGCTGTTCCGACTGCTCAGCTTGCACGTGGGTCCCGACGTGTCGGTACCGGTCGCGGTCAGCCTGACACGCGCAACGGTGGCAAACGTGCGACGGGCGCTGGCCGAGTTGGCCCGTGGACACCTGGTGGTCGAGAGTTCCCCGGGCCGTTTTGGCTTGCACATTCTGACTCACGCGTATGCGGCGGAGTTGCTGACCAGCATCGAAAAGGAGGCGGAGGTGTCGGCGGCCCGTGAGTGCATGCTCGAGCACTACCTCCACACCGCGTATGCCGGCGCGATGCTGTTACATCCGCACCGTCGTCCCATTGTCTTGACCGGTCCCCGGTCCGGTGTTCAACCGGAGAAGCTGAGCGCCGACGATGCCCTCGAATGGTTTCGCGCAGAGCGCGAGGTTCTACTAGAGCTCGTTTCACTCGCGGCGGACCAGAAGTCCGGCGTTGCGCCCTGGCAGTTGGTGTGGGCCATGGCCGGCGCCTTGGAAAGACATGGACGATGGCGGGAACTGGAGGAGGCCTGGCAACGGGCTCTCGATGCCGCGCAACAAACCGACGACGTCCCCGGGCAAGCCGTCTGTCATGGGGGTTTGGCCGGTGTGTATATCACGCGCAACTACGTCGAGAAGGCCCGATCACATGCTGTGCGGGCTCGAGAGATCTTCGACAGGGTCGGCGACCGAGTGGGCAGCGCTCGGTCACTGCTTGATATCGGAGTGGTTATGGAGCAGTCCGGGCACACAGCCGATGCACTGGAATACCTTCAGCAAGGTCTGCTCGCGTATAAGCGCGAAGGTGACGTGGCAGGCCACGCTCGAGCCCTGACTATGATCAGCCGGGTCCATGCCGTGCGGGGCGAGTACCACCTCTCGCTAGAGTGGGGCCGCTCTGCCCTGGCGCTGCTGGAACAGATCAACGACAGGGTGGGGTACGTTCGAGCCCTGGACAACCTCGGTAGTTCACTGCAGCACGTCGAGGAGTATCCGCTGGCGGCGCACCAACTGGAACGTGCTTTGGAAATAGTTCGAGAATTGGGGGACAAATACCGCGAGGTCGATGTGCTCGTCCATCTGGGGGACGTGTACTTCGAGATGGGTAAGGCTCAACTTGCGGGTGAGGCCTGGAACTCCGCGCTCGCCGTGAGCTACGAGATCGGCCGGAAAGACATTGACGGCATTCAATTCAGGGCAGTCGGTCAGGCGGAAGCTGTGCGGTCCCGACATTCTGGTCGGTCTTGA
- a CDS encoding Cgl0159 family (beta/alpha)8-fold protein, with product MSADRIDLGGRVRTIVEARTSRPEAIAEAAARRVRPASLVGPSGKLMVIAADHPARGSLRAGGDPMAMADRADLLDRLLVALSRPGVNGVLGTADLLEDLLLLGALDGKVVVGSMNRGGLAGTSFEIDDRFTGYDAAAIERMGFEMGKMLLRIDPEDPATVTTMKSCADAVSDLAARQRVAMVEPFISHHVDGRIRNDLSTDAVVRSVAVASGLGTTSAYTWLKLPVVDDDPDGMEQVLAASTLPAVLLGGEVPDDPDVAFRQWEKVLRLPTAMGLVVGRTLLYPPDGDVAGAVDTAVSLL from the coding sequence ATGTCCGCTGACCGCATTGATCTCGGCGGCCGGGTCAGGACCATTGTCGAGGCTCGAACCTCGCGTCCGGAGGCGATCGCCGAGGCAGCTGCCCGGCGGGTGCGTCCGGCGAGCTTGGTCGGCCCGTCGGGCAAGCTGATGGTGATCGCTGCCGACCATCCCGCGCGGGGATCGCTGCGGGCCGGCGGTGATCCGATGGCGATGGCCGACCGTGCCGACCTGCTGGACCGGCTGCTGGTGGCGTTGTCCCGTCCCGGTGTCAATGGCGTCCTCGGCACCGCTGATCTGCTCGAAGATCTACTCCTGCTGGGTGCGCTTGACGGCAAGGTCGTCGTCGGTTCGATGAACCGAGGAGGGCTGGCCGGAACGTCGTTCGAGATCGACGACCGCTTTACCGGCTACGACGCCGCCGCCATCGAGCGGATGGGCTTCGAGATGGGCAAAATGCTGCTCCGGATCGACCCGGAGGACCCGGCCACCGTCACCACGATGAAGTCATGCGCGGACGCGGTCTCCGATCTCGCCGCACGGCAACGGGTAGCCATGGTCGAGCCGTTCATCTCACACCACGTCGACGGCCGGATCCGCAACGACCTCTCCACCGACGCGGTGGTCCGGTCGGTGGCCGTCGCGTCCGGGCTGGGCACAACGTCGGCTTACACCTGGCTGAAGCTGCCGGTCGTCGACGACGACCCCGACGGCATGGAACAGGTGCTGGCCGCTTCGACGCTTCCGGCAGTGCTGCTCGGCGGCGAGGTCCCGGACGATCCCGACGTCGCGTTCCGGCAGTGGGAGAAGGTGTTGCGGCTGCCGACCGCGATGGGGCTGGTGGTGGGCCGGACGTTGCTCTATCCGCCGGACGGTGACGTCGCCGGTGCGGTGGACACGGCGGTGAGCCTGCTGTGA
- a CDS encoding Gfo/Idh/MocA family protein, with translation MRIGLVGVGRIGASHAQVVRDHPDVGDVVVADVDAARAAKVAAELGIRAVDTPEAAYRDVDAIVIAAATSAHAELIISAARQGLPVFCEKPVAPDVAGTVRVVDEIERAGIPNQIGFMRRFDTGYAAAREALRSGALGELRRVHMVTADAEPPPAAYVPHSGGIFRDCHVHDFDILRWVTGREVAEIYALGANRGASYFAEANDVDESAALLTLDDGTIATAQGSRYNGAGYDVRMELAGTEATYAVGLDDHTAVVSAESGVSFPGGEPYREFWSRFLPAYQAEINTFIEVAAGRQASPCTAADALESFYVAEAATRSRTEHRPVRVEEVRIA, from the coding sequence ATGCGGATCGGGTTAGTCGGCGTCGGGCGCATTGGGGCGTCTCACGCCCAGGTGGTCCGGGATCATCCCGACGTCGGCGACGTAGTTGTGGCTGACGTCGATGCGGCTCGGGCGGCCAAGGTCGCAGCCGAACTGGGAATCCGTGCCGTCGATACGCCGGAGGCGGCATACCGGGACGTCGACGCCATCGTGATCGCGGCGGCCACATCCGCTCATGCCGAACTGATCATCAGCGCCGCCCGCCAGGGCTTGCCCGTCTTTTGCGAAAAGCCGGTAGCGCCCGATGTCGCCGGCACGGTACGCGTGGTAGATGAGATCGAGCGGGCGGGGATTCCGAACCAGATCGGCTTCATGCGCCGTTTCGATACCGGTTACGCGGCCGCGCGAGAGGCGTTGCGGTCCGGTGCTCTCGGTGAGTTGCGGCGGGTGCACATGGTGACCGCCGACGCCGAGCCGCCGCCGGCGGCCTATGTCCCGCACTCCGGTGGCATCTTCCGCGACTGCCATGTGCACGATTTCGACATCCTGCGCTGGGTGACCGGCCGTGAGGTCGCCGAGATCTACGCATTGGGTGCCAACCGCGGCGCCTCATATTTCGCCGAGGCGAACGACGTCGACGAGTCCGCCGCGCTCCTGACCCTCGATGACGGCACTATCGCCACCGCGCAGGGTTCGCGCTACAACGGCGCCGGCTACGACGTGCGCATGGAACTGGCCGGGACCGAGGCCACGTATGCGGTTGGCCTCGACGACCACACGGCGGTCGTGTCGGCCGAATCCGGCGTCAGCTTCCCGGGTGGTGAGCCGTACCGGGAGTTCTGGTCCCGGTTCCTGCCCGCTTATCAGGCAGAGATCAACACGTTCATCGAAGTGGCCGCTGGCAGACAGGCGAGCCCTTGCACCGCCGCCGACGCGCTCGAGAGCTTCTATGTCGCCGAAGCCGCCACCCGCTCGCGGACTGAGCACCGCCCGGTGCGCGTGGAGGAGGTCCGGATAGCGTGA
- the iolD gene encoding 3D-(3,5/4)-trihydroxycyclohexane-1,2-dione acylhydrolase (decyclizing) → MSETVRLTVAQATVRFLAQQYTERDGVEHKLFDGCFGIFGHGNLAGLGQALLEAEVGDLGALTYRQARNEQGMVHAASAFARMRNRLSTMVCTASIGPGATNMVTGAALATINRLPVLLLPGDVFATRIANPVLQELESTAGYDVSVNDAFRPVSRFFDRVWRPEQLPSALLGAVRVLTDPAETGAVTIALPQDVQAEAHNWPVELFDRRVWHVPRPVPEPAALARAVEAIRAAKRPMIVAGGGVIYSEATDALRAFCEATGIPVGESQAGKGSLPYDHPLALGAVGSTGTTAANRIAREADLVIGIGTRYSDFTTASRTAFQNDDVRFVNVNITGFDGAKHAGLPVVADARQALVALTRELSGYDTGADYRDRARVLAAEWDRTVEAAYQLGRQPLPAQSEVIGAVNEISGPRDVVICAAGSMPGDLHKLWRTRDPKGYHVEYGYSCMGYEIAGGVGAKLASPDRDVYVMVGDGSYLMMAQELVTAVQEGVKIIVVLVQNHGFQSIGALSEEVGVQRFGTKYRYRDEATGRLDGDKLPVDLAANAASLGVQVLRAAGIEEFRAALGEARQATGPVLVHIDTDPLVPAPDGEAWWDVPVAETSELDATREARAIYEKNKADQRDYL, encoded by the coding sequence ATGAGCGAGACGGTTCGGCTGACGGTCGCGCAGGCGACGGTGCGGTTCCTCGCCCAGCAATACACCGAACGCGACGGCGTGGAGCACAAGCTCTTCGACGGCTGTTTCGGCATCTTCGGCCACGGCAACCTCGCCGGGCTGGGCCAGGCGCTGCTGGAAGCCGAGGTCGGCGATCTCGGCGCGCTCACCTACCGGCAGGCGCGCAACGAACAGGGCATGGTGCACGCGGCCAGCGCGTTCGCCCGGATGCGCAACCGGCTGTCCACCATGGTGTGCACCGCCTCGATCGGCCCTGGCGCCACCAACATGGTCACCGGCGCGGCACTGGCCACCATCAACCGGCTGCCCGTGTTGTTGCTGCCCGGCGACGTCTTCGCGACCCGGATCGCCAACCCGGTGCTCCAGGAGCTGGAGAGCACGGCGGGGTACGACGTCTCGGTCAACGACGCCTTCCGCCCCGTGTCCAGGTTCTTCGACCGGGTCTGGCGTCCGGAGCAGCTGCCGTCGGCGCTGCTCGGAGCCGTGCGCGTGCTCACCGATCCGGCCGAGACCGGTGCGGTCACCATCGCGCTGCCGCAGGATGTGCAGGCCGAAGCCCACAACTGGCCGGTAGAGCTGTTCGATCGCCGCGTCTGGCACGTCCCGCGGCCGGTCCCGGAGCCCGCCGCCCTGGCGCGTGCGGTGGAAGCGATCCGCGCTGCCAAGCGCCCGATGATCGTCGCCGGGGGCGGCGTCATCTACAGCGAGGCCACGGATGCGTTGCGTGCCTTCTGTGAGGCCACCGGCATCCCGGTGGGGGAGAGCCAGGCCGGCAAAGGGTCGTTGCCCTACGATCACCCGCTCGCGCTCGGAGCCGTGGGCAGCACGGGGACGACGGCGGCCAACCGGATCGCCCGCGAGGCCGACCTGGTGATCGGCATCGGCACCCGTTACAGCGATTTCACCACGGCGTCGCGCACCGCGTTCCAGAACGACGACGTGCGCTTCGTCAACGTCAACATCACTGGGTTCGACGGCGCCAAACATGCCGGGCTACCCGTCGTCGCCGACGCCCGCCAGGCCCTCGTCGCCCTGACCCGGGAGCTGTCCGGCTACGACACCGGCGCCGACTACCGGGACCGGGCCCGGGTGCTGGCGGCCGAGTGGGACCGCACCGTCGAGGCCGCCTACCAGCTCGGCCGGCAGCCGCTGCCTGCTCAGTCGGAAGTGATCGGAGCGGTCAACGAGATCTCCGGCCCACGTGACGTGGTGATCTGCGCGGCCGGCTCCATGCCGGGTGACTTGCACAAACTATGGCGTACCCGGGATCCGAAGGGTTACCACGTCGAATACGGCTACTCCTGCATGGGGTACGAGATCGCCGGTGGTGTGGGCGCGAAGCTGGCGTCTCCGGATCGCGACGTGTACGTGATGGTGGGCGACGGGTCCTACCTGATGATGGCCCAGGAGCTGGTCACCGCCGTCCAGGAAGGCGTCAAGATCATCGTCGTCCTGGTGCAGAACCACGGCTTCCAGTCGATCGGAGCGTTGTCCGAAGAGGTCGGTGTGCAGCGGTTCGGGACCAAGTACCGGTACCGGGACGAGGCCACCGGCCGCCTGGACGGCGACAAGCTCCCGGTCGACCTCGCGGCCAACGCTGCCAGCCTGGGAGTTCAGGTGCTCAGGGCCGCTGGTATCGAGGAGTTCCGCGCCGCGCTCGGGGAGGCCAGACAGGCCACCGGCCCGGTCCTGGTGCACATCGACACCGACCCCCTGGTTCCCGCGCCGGACGGCGAGGCGTGGTGGGACGTCCCGGTGGCCGAGACGTCGGAGCTCGACGCCACCCGTGAAGCCCGTGCCATCTACGAGAAGAACAAGGCTGACCAGCGTGACTACCTATGA
- a CDS encoding helix-turn-helix domain-containing protein: MLAQRHRPISERVRGGTRGGSPGLNQAALSAREDIMSILASWAGLVVDERELSSRPERSVRSLSEFLLTQLDWLSDHPAAGDLVSEIHEVATAAQRVMEPDASVRLQIGPCHERDCDGTAHVTTRSQMPADYQVRCTYSQERRLADVAGPAAGVRHGRCAALNSPLLRPDADPGAGPLLTTEMAALVAGVPNATIRKWASRGKLTRYGRAAQVRYDLRELLEFVTKRHG, translated from the coding sequence ATGCTCGCCCAGCGACATCGACCTATCTCGGAGCGGGTTCGCGGTGGCACCCGCGGCGGTTCTCCGGGCTTGAACCAAGCCGCGCTGTCCGCCCGCGAGGACATCATGTCCATTCTCGCGTCCTGGGCCGGCCTCGTCGTCGACGAAAGGGAGTTGAGTTCCCGGCCCGAACGAAGCGTACGCTCGCTCTCCGAGTTTCTCTTGACACAGCTCGACTGGCTGTCCGACCATCCCGCCGCTGGTGATCTGGTGAGCGAGATACACGAAGTGGCCACGGCCGCACAGCGCGTCATGGAACCGGATGCGAGCGTCCGGCTCCAGATCGGGCCGTGCCACGAGCGTGACTGCGACGGTACCGCGCATGTGACCACGCGCAGCCAGATGCCCGCCGACTACCAGGTGCGGTGCACCTACAGCCAAGAGCGCCGCCTGGCCGACGTCGCCGGCCCCGCGGCGGGCGTCCGGCACGGCCGGTGTGCCGCGCTGAACTCGCCGCTGCTCCGGCCGGACGCCGATCCGGGAGCGGGCCCGCTGCTGACGACGGAGATGGCCGCCTTGGTCGCCGGAGTTCCGAATGCCACTATCCGCAAATGGGCTAGCCGCGGCAAACTCACCCGTTACGGCCGCGCCGCCCAGGTCCGGTACGACCTGCGCGAACTCCTCGAGTTTGTCACCAAGCGCCACGGGTGA